One window of the Trifolium pratense cultivar HEN17-A07 linkage group LG2, ARS_RC_1.1, whole genome shotgun sequence genome contains the following:
- the LOC123911304 gene encoding protein ACTIVITY OF BC1 COMPLEX KINASE 7, chloroplastic, which produces MAVIMALNGCYCNNIEAVNQRRSLDNLGFIGSISAHKLSKNERSGSNKPGNDKFHRFVVEMRQTEVPPSKYGTNGRAVKMLPATELVKKRTISEKKVETVNGSKQLVNGASLVRRDPTPTLPNTTKPETSKELPPLEELKVLPSDEGFSWANENYNSWQRSIDVWSFVLSLRVRVLLDNAKWAYVGGFTEEKQKSRRRKTASWLRECVLQLGPTFIKLGQLSSTRSDLFPSEFVDELAKLQDKVPAFSPEKARGFIESELGAPINVLFKEFEDRPIAAASLGQVHRAILHNGEKVVIKVQRPGLKKLFDIDLQNLKLIAEYFQKSETLGGPTRDWIGIYEECATILYQEIDYINEGKNADRFRRDFRNIKWVRVPLVYWDYTAMKVLTLEYVPGVKINQVDTLTSRGYDRLRISSRAIEAYLIQILKTGFFHADPHPGNLAIDVDESIIYYDFGMMGEIKSFTRERLLELFYSVYEKDAKKVIQCLIDLGALQPTGDLSAVRRSVQYFLDNLLSQTPDQQQTLSAIGEDLFAIAQDQPFRFPSTFTFVIRAFSTLEGIGYILNPDFSFVKIAAPYAQELLDIRQRQPTGPQLVQQITKQANDVRTNSISMPLRVQRIEEFVKQVEAGDLKLRVRVLESERAARKATVLQMATMYTVLGGTLLNIGVNLSSQGNQAFANGSFVGAGILFTLFLRSMQRVNKLDKFEKML; this is translated from the exons ATGGCAGTGATAATGGCTTTGAATGGTTGTTATTGTAACAATATAGAGGCAGTAAATCAACGAAGATCACTAGACAATCTTGGTTTTATAGGCTCAATTTCAGCTCATAAATTATCGAAGAATGAAAGGTCGGGATCTAATAAGCCAGGCAATGAtaaatttcatagatttgtggTGGAAATGCGACAGACAGAAGTGCCTCCCTCAAAATATGGTACTAATGGTAGAGCTGTTAAAATGTTACCGGCAACTGAGCTAGTGAAAAAAAGGACAATTTCAGAGAAGAAAGTGGAGACGGTGAATGGCTCAAAGCAACTTGTTAATGGAGCAAGTTTGGTAAGACGAGATCCTACTCCAACATTGCCAAACACAACGAAACCGGAAACCTCCAAAGAACTTCCTCCGTTGGAGGAGCTAAAGGTTTTGCCGTCAGACGAAGGCTTCAGTTGGGCCAATGAGAATTACAATTCCTGGCAGAGATCTATTGATGTCTGGTCCTTTGTTCTTTCTTTACGTGTCCGTGTTCTTTTGGACAATGCAAAATGGGCTTATGTGGGTGGCTTTACAGAAGAAAAGCAG AAAAGCAGAAGGCGGAAAACTGCTTCATGGCTAAGGGAGTGTGTATTACAGCTCGGTCCAACTTTCATTAAACTTGGACAGTTATCGTCAACAAGGTCGGATCTATTTCCCTCTGAATTTGTGGATGAACTCGCAAAATTGCAG GACAAGGTACCTGCTTTCTCCCCAGAGAAAGCACGAGGCTTTATTGAGAGTGAATTAGGTGCTCCCATTAATGTATTGTTTAAAGAGTTTGAAGACCGGCCAATTGCCGCTGCAAGTCTTGGTCAGGTACACCGTGCAATTCTGCACAATGGTGAAAAAGTAGTTATCAAAGTTCAAAGGCCTGGCTTAAAGAAGCTTTTTGACATTGACTTGC AAAATTTAAAGCTGATTGCGGAGTATTTTCAGAAAAGTGAAACTCTAGGTGGTCCAACTAGAGATTGGATCGGCATATATGAAGAATGTGCAAC GATTTTGTATCAAGAAATTGATTACATAAATGAAGGGAAGAATGCAGATAGGTTCCGTCGAGATTTTCGAAATATAAAGTGGGTCCGAGTACCT CTGGTTTATTGGGATTATACAGCAATGAAGGTGTTGACGTTGGAGTATGTACCAG GTGTTAAAATAAATCAAGTGGATACATTAACTTCTCGTGGTTATGATCGATTGAGGATCTCGTCACGTGCTATTGAGGCGTACTTGATTCAG ATATTGAAAACAGGTTTCTTTCATGCTGATCCACATCCTGGAAATCTTGCTATTGATGTTGAtgaatcaattatttattatgactTTGGCATGATGGGTGAAATAAAATCCTTCACCCGAGAGAGATTGCTTGAACTGTTTTATTCTGTTTACGAGAAGGATGCCAAAAAG GTTATACAATGCCTTATTGATCTTGGAGCACTCCAACCCACCGGGGACCTGTCAGCT GTGAGGAGATCTGTACAGTATTTCTTGGACAATCTTCTAAGCCAGACGCCAGATCAACAGCAGACATTGTCTGCAATTGGGGAG GATTTGTTTGCAATAGCACAAGACCAGCCGTTCCGGTTTCCATCTACCTTCACTTTTGTTATTAGAGCATTTTCTACACTTGAAG GCATAGGTTACATACTAAATCCAGATTTCTCCTTTGTGAAGATTGCCGCACCCTATGCACAG GAACTTCTAGATATAAGGCAAAGGCAGCCAACCGGGCCACAACTCGTTCAGCAGATAACAAAGCAAGCAAATGAT GTAAGAACAAATTCCATTTCAATGCCATTAAGAGTTCAAAGAATAGAGGAGTTTGTAAAGCAAGTTGAAGCAGGGGATTTGAAACTCCGAGTTAGAGTCCTAGAG TCTGAAAGAGCTGCTCGGAAAGCGACAGTGTTACAAATGGCTACTATGTACACAGTATTAGGAGGAACCTTGCTAAATATTGGTGTCAATTTGAGTAGCCAAGGCAATCAAGCTTTTGCAAATGGATCATTCGTTGGTGCAG GTATTTTGTTCACACTATTCTTGAGGTCTATGCAAAGGGTAAATAAGCTCgacaagtttgagaaaatgtTATAG
- the LOC123911307 gene encoding 50S ribosomal protein L13: MKMLNSFNAKRAAAGIRRINLDGLRWRVFDAKGQILGRLASKIATVVMGKDKPTYTPNRDDGDMCIVLNAKDIAVTGRKLTDKVYYWHTGYIGHLKKRVLKDQMAKDPTDVIRKAVLRMLPKNNLRDDRDRKLRIFPGSEHPFADRPLEPYVMPPRTVREMRPRARRAMIRAQKKAEQQQENAEQRQNAEDMKNGKKSEAQEESA; the protein is encoded by the exons ATGAAGATGTTAAACTCGTTCAACGCTAAG aGAGCTGCAGCTGGAATTAGACGCATTAATCTTGATGGTCTCCGATGGCGGGTTTTTGATGCCAAGGGCCAG ATCCTTGGGAGGTTAGCATCTAAAATAGCTACTGTAGTTATGGGAAAGGATAAGCCAACTTATACTCCTAATCGTGATGATGGAGATATGTGCATTGTGCTTAATGCCAAGGATATTGCTGTTACTGGAAGAAAACTTACAGACAAGGTCTACTACTGGCATACAGG GTATATTGGCCACCTTAAGAAAAGAGTTCTGAAGGATCAGATGGCCAAAGACCCTACAGATGTTATTCGCAAAGCTGTTCTGCGCATGCTGCCTAAAAACAACTTACGTGAT GATAGGGACCGGAAATTAAGGATCTTTCCTGGCAGTGAGCACCCTTTTGCTGATCGGCCACTTGAACCTTATGTGATGCCTCCTAGGACAGTACGAGAAATGAGACCAAGAGCAAGGCGTGCAATGATTCGAGCACAGAAAAAGGCGGAGCAGCAACAAGAGAATGCTGAGCAGCGACAGAATGCTGAAGATATGAAGAATGGAAAAAAGAGTGAAGCACAGGAAGAGAGTGCATGA
- the LOC123910835 gene encoding nudix hydrolase 2-like isoform X1: MMRFRAITTKLYSSCLLANSKPFLTASSAIAPSFLVKTFDGSIIPQFQGSKNNSLFPRVYMSASSALLDEEVRYKGTIELLKAVEDQHGGVIINIDEPMDSYDFASMLEDSLSQWRTQGKKGVWIKLPRKHSYLVASAVEAGFKYHHAEPDYLMLVYWIPNTPNTIPANASHRISIGAFVVNANMEVLVVQEKNGRFSGKGIWKLPTGAVDVGEDVCDAAIREVKEETGIDTEFVEVLAFRERHNCFFQKSEILFICMLQPHSFNIQSQASEIEDAKWMAIEDYVAQPFLQQNELFDFLTKVGLSKLKGKYSGFSTLLTSTSSCKSHVYINKNDSAHLLTSKHQQP; encoded by the exons ATGATGAGGTTTAGAGCTATCACTACTAAGCTATATTCTTCATGCCTTTTAGCAAATTCTAAACCATTCCTCACAGCTTCTTCAGCTATTGCACCTTCCTTTCTAGTTAAAACTTTTGATGGATCTATCATTCCTCAATTTCAAG GCTCCAAGAACAATTCTCTTTTCCCAAGAGTATATATGTCTGCTTCCTCAGCTTTATTGGATGAGGAAGTAAGATATAAAGGTACCATTGAATTACTCAAAGCTGTTGAGGATCAACATGGAGGagttattataaacatagatGAGCCTATGGACTCTTATGATTTTGCTTCTATGCTAGAAGATTCCTTATCACAATGGAGGACACAG ggAAAGAAGGGAGTGTGGATCAAATTGCCTAGAAAACATTCATATCTTGTGGCTTCTGCTGTTGAG GCTGGATTCAAATATCATCATGCTGAACCAGATTACTTGATGCTTGTATATTGGATTCCTAATACTCCTAATACCATTCCTGCAAATGCTTCTCACCGCATTTCTATTGGTGCTTTTGTAGTCAACGCCAATATGGAG gtcCTTGTAGTTCAGGAAAAAAATGGGAGATTCAGTGGCAAAGGAATATGGAAATTGCCAACTGGAGCTGTTGATGTG GGTGAAGATGTTTGTGATGCTGCAATTAGAGAAGTCAAAGAAGAGACAGGA ATTGATACTGAGTTTGTTGAAGTTTTAGCATTCAG GGAAAGACATAACTGTTTCTTCCAAAAGTCAGAGATTCTCTTTATATGCATGTTGCAACCTCATTCCTTTAACATTCAGAGTCAAGCTTCAGAAATTGAGGATGCTAAG TGGATGGCAATTGAAGATTATGTAGCTCAACCTTTTCTCCAACAAAATGAGCTATTTGACTTTCTTACAAAAGTAGGCTTATCAAAGTTGAAAGGAAAATACTCTGGCTTTTCTACCTTACTTACTAGCACTTCCTCTTGCAAATCTCATGTCTACATCAACAAAAATGATTCTGCCCATTTGTTAACTTCCAAACATCAGCAACCTTAA
- the LOC123910835 gene encoding nudix hydrolase 2-like isoform X2: protein MSASSALLDEEVRYKGTIELLKAVEDQHGGVIINIDEPMDSYDFASMLEDSLSQWRTQGKKGVWIKLPRKHSYLVASAVEAGFKYHHAEPDYLMLVYWIPNTPNTIPANASHRISIGAFVVNANMEVLVVQEKNGRFSGKGIWKLPTGAVDVGEDVCDAAIREVKEETGIDTEFVEVLAFRERHNCFFQKSEILFICMLQPHSFNIQSQASEIEDAKWMAIEDYVAQPFLQQNELFDFLTKVGLSKLKGKYSGFSTLLTSTSSCKSHVYINKNDSAHLLTSKHQQP from the exons ATGTCTGCTTCCTCAGCTTTATTGGATGAGGAAGTAAGATATAAAGGTACCATTGAATTACTCAAAGCTGTTGAGGATCAACATGGAGGagttattataaacatagatGAGCCTATGGACTCTTATGATTTTGCTTCTATGCTAGAAGATTCCTTATCACAATGGAGGACACAG ggAAAGAAGGGAGTGTGGATCAAATTGCCTAGAAAACATTCATATCTTGTGGCTTCTGCTGTTGAG GCTGGATTCAAATATCATCATGCTGAACCAGATTACTTGATGCTTGTATATTGGATTCCTAATACTCCTAATACCATTCCTGCAAATGCTTCTCACCGCATTTCTATTGGTGCTTTTGTAGTCAACGCCAATATGGAG gtcCTTGTAGTTCAGGAAAAAAATGGGAGATTCAGTGGCAAAGGAATATGGAAATTGCCAACTGGAGCTGTTGATGTG GGTGAAGATGTTTGTGATGCTGCAATTAGAGAAGTCAAAGAAGAGACAGGA ATTGATACTGAGTTTGTTGAAGTTTTAGCATTCAG GGAAAGACATAACTGTTTCTTCCAAAAGTCAGAGATTCTCTTTATATGCATGTTGCAACCTCATTCCTTTAACATTCAGAGTCAAGCTTCAGAAATTGAGGATGCTAAG TGGATGGCAATTGAAGATTATGTAGCTCAACCTTTTCTCCAACAAAATGAGCTATTTGACTTTCTTACAAAAGTAGGCTTATCAAAGTTGAAAGGAAAATACTCTGGCTTTTCTACCTTACTTACTAGCACTTCCTCTTGCAAATCTCATGTCTACATCAACAAAAATGATTCTGCCCATTTGTTAACTTCCAAACATCAGCAACCTTAA
- the LOC123909163 gene encoding uncharacterized protein LOC123909163, whose protein sequence is MGWESKVAYQMLSCFCLLRITSSWSLMASPFALILLFSSYKLVGFDFLSLFFSSLVVFLSTILYIWKHKSVEENVLTSMEKSSHECETFPKETPMLMNETMIEDMEKKEEQGSDNIGVANYDSYFSDLDGSISDEESLIEISLPSGHLMDQHKQEFNQQSLMEFLAEFNEMYEEENLIEIDISIGSIKYSRFEIET, encoded by the coding sequence ATGGGGTGGGAAAGCAAAGTAGCATATCAAATGCTCTCTTGCTTTTGCTTATTGAGGATTACATCTTCATGGTCATTGATGGCTTCTCCTTTTGCTCTAATCCTACTTTTTTCATCTTACAAACTTGTTGGATTTGATTTTCTCTCACTCTTCTTCTCATCTCTAGTAGTTTTTTTGTCTACTATTCTCTACATATGGAAACACAAATCAGTTGAAGAAAATGTTTTAACTTCTATGGAGAAGAGTTCACATGAATGTGAAACTTTTCCTAAAGAAACTCCAATGCTCATGAATGAAACTATGATTGAAGATatggaaaagaaagaagaacaaGGTAGTGATAATATTGGTGTTGCTAATTATGACTCATACTTTTCTGACTTAGATGGATCAATTTCTGATGAAGAAAGTCTCATAGAAATTTCACTTCCAAGTGGACACTTGATGGATCAACATAAACAAGAGTTCAACCAGCAAAGTTTGATGGAATTCTTAGCAGAATTTAATGAAATGTATGAGGAAGAAAATTTAATAGAGATTGACATATCCATTGGTTCAATCAAGTACTCAAGGTttgaaattgaaacataa
- the LOC123908116 gene encoding transcriptional adapter ADA2-like, which yields MGRCRTASRSADDDPNHRLKRKRAALNAENLETSSAGMGVTDGKVSLYHCNYCNKDISGKIRIKCVVCQDFDLCIECFSVGAELTPHKSNHPYRVMDNLSFPLICPDWSADEEMLLLEAIDMYGFGNWNDVADNVGTKSKAQCIDHYNAVYLNSPCFPVPDLSLVKGKNKEELLAMAKGHQVKKEFPPNAELTLKEETLFSDGINSEESKKEETTNQAMSRLTSGDMNSACGKKAVSSTIKKASNVSQNIDGVKVEETQVGRSIGEKKPKLSGEYRPSMKALSGYNSKRGEFEIEYDNDAEQVLAEMEFKDTDTEAERETKLQVLRIYGKRLDERKYRKKFILERNLLSPDPFEKSLSPEELEICQRYKVFMRFHSKEEHEELLKTIIEEHRLLKRIKDLQEARIAGCVTAADAYQFVEQKRANEAEQGDNKDSGQIGTSGKTSQRPNFPKVELGSSPHGIHKGTTASFPGIKDAPAAMQAITRSLEEWDISDFDGAELLSESEIKLCNESRLLPTHYLHISQTMQQEIAKGNVTKKSDAYPLFKFSPSKIDRIYDMLIEKGVVQPQA from the exons ACTCAAGAGAAAAAGGGCTGCTTTAAATGCTGAGAATTTAGAAACTTCATCTGCAG GCATGGGAGTAACCGATGGCAAGGTATCACTATATCATTGTAATTACTGCAACAAAGATATTTCAGGGAAGATTCGCATCAAATGCGTTGTGTGTCAAGATTTTGATCTCTGCATAGAGTGCTTCTCTGTTGGTGCTGAGTTGACACCTCATAAAAGCAATCATCCATATCGGGTTATG GATAATCTATCTTTTCCACTTATATGTCCAGATTGGAGTGCAGATGAAGAGATGTTACTTCTTGAG GCCATTGACATGTATGGATTTGGAAATTGGAATGATGTTGCAGACAATGTTGGAACGAAAAGCAAAGCTCAGTGTATTGACCACTATAACGCTGTATATCTGAATTCACCATGTTTTCCTGTACCT GATTTGTCTCTTGTGAAGGGAAAGAACAAAGAGGAACTTCTTGCCATGGCAAAGGGACATCAAGTCAAGAAAG AATTTCCTCCAAATGCAGAGCTGACTCTGAAAGAAGAAACTCTCTTTTCTGATGGAATAAA CTCTGAAGAATCTAAGAAGGAAGAAACCACTAATCAAGCAATGTCCAGGCTAACTTCAG GTGATATGAATTCAGCATGCGGTAAAAAAGCTGTTTCAAGTACAATCAAGAAGGCTTCCAATGTGAGCCAGAATATTGATGGAGTTAAGGTGGAAG AAACTCAAGTAGGTCGGAGCATTGGTGAAAAGAAACCTAAATTATCTGGGGAATATAGGCCTTCTATGAAAGCGTTGAGTGGGTACAATTCTAAGAGAGGTGAGTTTGAAATTGAATATGACAATGATGCTGAGCAAGTTTTAGCAGAAATGGAATTTAAGGACACTGATACTGAAGCTGAACGTGAAACGAAACTGCAAGTGCTCCGTATCTATGGAAAAAG GTTAGATGAGCGAAAGTAcagaaaaaaatttatacttGAAAGAAATTTACTTTCGCCTGATCCTTTTGAGAAATCTCTCTCACCTGAAGAGCTTGAAATATGTCAACGGTACAAGGTCTTTATGCGGTTTCACTCAAAAGAGGAGCATGAGGAGTTGCTTAAAACTATTATTGAAGAACACCGGCTTCTCAAAAGAATAAAAGACTTACAG GAAGCTCGGATTGCTGGCTGTGTAACTGCTGCTGATGCATATCAATTTGTTGAACAAAAGAGGGCAAATGAAGCTGAACAAGGTGACAATAAAGATAGTGGTCAGATTGGAACTAGTGGTAAGACTTCACAGAGGCCAAATTTTCCCAAAGTAGAGCTTGGTAGTAGCCCACACGGGATCCATAAGGGCACTACAGCATCATTTCCTGGTATCAAGGATGCACCGGCGGCCATGCAAGCTATCACAAGGTCGCTAGAAGAATGGGATATTAGTGATTTTGACGGGGCTGAATTACTATCTGAATCA GAGATAAAGCTTTGTAACGAGAGCAGATTACTACCGACACACTACCTCCACATAAGTCAAACCATGCAACAAGAAATTGCAAAAGGCAATGTAACCAAGAAATCTGATGCATATCCACTGTTCAAGTTCTCTCCAAGCAAGATTGACAGAATTTATGACATGCTCATTGAAAAAGGAGTTGTGCAACCTCAAGCATAA